The Melospiza georgiana isolate bMelGeo1 chromosome 1, bMelGeo1.pri, whole genome shotgun sequence genome contains the following window.
CTCCGGATTCCTGCTCTCCTGTGGCACAGCACAAGGGAAAGAGTTTTACATCCTGTTTATCATGAATCCATAGAGAAAACAGACATCTGAAATTGTGGTGcaagaaaaattttatttaggCAAAACAGTGAAAAAGCAGGAGGAGCCAGTGGAAGGGAATTGGGCTGAGGTACAATCAGGGTGACCAACAGCCAAGGTGCTTTGCTTGCAGCACATTTGGCCAGAGCATCAAGGACTTCCTGCCCACATTGGGAGCAGCCCACCAGAGGGGCCCGGAGGTCTCTGACCTAGAAGAAAGTGTTTGAAGCAGAGGGGACTGGACAGAGCCAAAGGAGagagcagaaaggaaagaacagcgagaggagaagaggaggaggcagatgGGCCATGTTtgcaggcagcctgggctgcGTTCCTGGCTTCTGCCTTGCTTGGTGCCCtgaaagcaggagctgaaagTTCTGAGCCCCTTTGAAAGGAGGGCCCATGACCCAGAGAGGAGTCCTCAATGCCTGAGATGAGTTCCAGGGAGTGGGTGGTTGGTGTCAGGGGTGGTGCTGAGGCCCTTAGCAGATGTTGCCATAGCCCCTCCTGCCATAGCAGCCCAGGCCTCCCAGCCCGTAGCCAAATCCACGGCCATAGCCAAGGCCATAACCAAAGCCACCAAAGCCACCAAAGCCACCAAATCCCCCAGagatgggctgtccctgcacactgAGCTCAGTGCCCACGGCAGCCGAGGAGGTGGAGCCGACGGCGGtgttctgggggaaggaggtcatgatgggtcctggcagggtgaccagcacaggggaagggtcGATGATGACGCGGGAATCCTGgcattgcagggcacagggctcgtTGCAGCTGTTGGCCAGCGGGGTGGGTCCGCAGGGACTGCAGCGGTTGTAGCAGGCCATGGGTGTGGTGTGGAGGGTGCCTGGAAGAGAGGGGTGAGGCAGGGGGAGAACTGGGGATGTgaggggcagggatgcaggagagTAAGGGAGTGTGGAGGCTgttgtggggctgtggggaggtgtgagtgctgctgaggctggggctgaaTGTGCTGGAAGAGAAGCGCcaggggtgcaggagcaggagggtcaGGGGTTTTGAGACTCACCTTGTCTGCACAGGAGAAGGTGTCAGGAGAAGTGTGTGAGGGAGAGAGGCTCTGGGCCGGCTTTTATGCTGGTTCTGGAGGGGCGGGACAGCCTTGTCCCATGGCCTTGGGGCATTTTTGAGGCGGCAGCTCTTGGCTGGCCCTGCCTGGTGAGTCATGAGTTGGGGAGTGTCTTTCCTGCAACTCTGCAATTCTGTGTTCTTTCCCTTGGGGCTGTGTCCATCTGACCTTGGCATAACCTCTTAGTTGAGAGAATTAACAACCAATATCTTGTTGATAGCAAGTGTCAGGACATGCAGAGGACTCAACAAAAGCTTTGGAGAACTGGGGATTTAACTAAGTTTTGCCATGGCCTACTGACATCTCCCATTTGCATTTTGTCTCCTGCCTGAAATTCCAGGTCCCTAGTTTCATCTCATTTTAAGGCTGCTCCAGTTCCATCATTGTCTTGGTCTCCCTGAGTTGCTCGTGGTCAACCACGTCCAAGTTCTTGTTCTACTGTGTAGTTCCTGAAGTGGTGGGTGGAAGGATGGACACTGCCCtcaatttgcttttatttattttcctaatcCTGTCTTGGGAACTGGTGGAATTTTTTGCAGCAAAGGATAGTTGGCCAAAGGGTTGATTAATCAATGGTTGAGGAATTGTTCTCCTCATGTCTTGTTCTCCTTACCCTTCACCATTTTCCCTTTCCATGTGtcaggctgagcccagcactgtGACACCACAGGGTGACCTTGTTGAGCCCAGATGAGACAAGCACTATGGATGGACCAAAAGAAGACTTAGGGCAGAATGGGATCCTCCCTAAACAACAGGATTGCTTCCCCATCCACAGCTGGGATGGTCTGGTGTACAACACTTGGAGAGACGGCAACATGGTGGGGATGGAAACAATGGGATGAAAGGAACAGACCCTCACAAGCAGCGCTCCTGCAAAGCCCagaccagcctgacagagctgtgATGGTTTGGGGCCCATCTTCACAATGCACCCCCAAACCACAGAGCATGAGAGCCCTGGGGCAACCTCACTGATGAGGCGGCTTTGGTCACGTCTTCACCTTGCCCTGACAAGGCCATCAACACCAGCATTTAACCTCTAATACTTGCATTTAAATATTGCTATCAAAGTCAGGCCTCAAGAAAATGgcttggaatcacagaattccacGTAGAAACACCAGCACCATGACATaggagggaggaagagctcACTGATCATGCATTAGTAACAATTAGCTGttacaaacaggaaaaaaatattaagactTGGAGGTTTTAAATTATGAAACCTTGTGGCTTGAATGCGGAATAAGAGAATTGACatcacagcccagcctgggcaaaCACGGggttgttgtttgtttattgGATTCATGAATGAGGTCAAGGAATATGCTCTAGATGACAGTGTATGCTGTTGTGTGGATTGCAGAAATCCAAATGGAACAAGTTCAGCCTGAACAGCTTCGGCTTTGCCGGATCCTCTCCCTTGATCCCATTCAAGACAAAAGGCCAGGGGCTCTCTTTCATTCATTAGGAAGCTCTCAAATGCACTGGAATCCTGCTGAGTTATTGCAGAGTGACCTTCCCAGGAcatcagcagctccctcagcattCCTGGGTGCAGCACAATGACTGATGGACATACAGTGGCACAGAACACAGTCCCAGTCTTCACAAGGCACCCACAAACCACAACACACGAGTGCCACAAAATGACCTCACTGATGACATTGCAAATCTCCAGGGCTCTGCTTGTTTATTCAGCCCTCCTTAGACACATGGAAGAATCAGATTGACCCAAATACCAACGCTAACCCTAAAGCTGCCGCCAAGGTCAGATGGACACACACTCAAGAGCAGGACATGGAATTGCAGAATTGCATAAAGGAAAACACTCCTCACCTCATGACTCaccaggctgggacagccaagagctgctgcctcaaaAATGCCCCAAGGCCATGGGACAAGCTTGTCCCGCCCCTTCAGAACCAGCATAAAAGCCGGCCCAGAGCCTCCCTCCCTCACACACTTCTCCTCaagccttctcctcctgctgaaAACCAGGTGAGCCTCATGCCCCTGACCGTCTTGCCTCTGCCACCCTTGCCTCTCTCTTTCAGAACTCCCCAGTCTCAGCAGCCCTCATGCCTCCCCACAGCCCTACAACAGACCCCAAACCCCATCACCCCTCACACCCCCacacccctgccctgcctcaccCTCCTCTCTTCCAGGCACCCTCCACACCACACCCATGGCCTGCTACAACCGCTGCAGTCCCTGTGGACCCACCCCGCTGGCCAACAGCTGCAacgagccctgtgccctgcaatgcCAGGATTCCCGCGTCATCATCgacccttcccctgtgctggtcaccctgccaggacccatcatgacctccttcccccagaacaCCGCCGTCGGATCCACCTCCTCGGCTGCCGTGGGCACTGAGCTcaatgcccagggacagcccatcTCTGGGGGATTTGGTGGCTTTGGTGGCTTTGGTGGATTTGGCTACGGCCTTGGCTATGGGCTGGGAGGCCTGGGCTGCTATGGCAGGAGGGGCTATGGCAACATCTGCTAAGGGCCCTCAGCACCACCCCTGACACCACCAGCTCTGGCCTCTGCCAACAGCTCCTGCAAGCAAAGCACCTTGGCTGATGGTCACGGTGTTCTCACCTCACAACAGATTATTTCCACTTCTCTTTCCTGTCTCTTCATTCTTCATTCTTTCACATCAATAAAATTTTCCTACTTTAAACCTGGCATGcctccttatttttttttttgtgttacaATGGTCTCAAATCCTCACCCACCACATTCTAGAGCTGGACAAGCCACTGGGAGTATGTTGAACAGAGTAACAACACTTCTGCTTACATCTATCTTAAAACAATTAATAACAAATTAGTTATAACTAATAGGCAAAGGAAGCACAGGAAGGGACATCTTACAGAAGATGGCACATGTCCTGCAGCTGCTACACCAAAGTCTTTGACACACCAATTGTCTCCTTGGCACAAGAATGGAAAAGTTTCTACATGCCCTTGCACGCTTGACAAACTCTTCCTGGGCATGACCATGAAGCCTACCAgccaagagagaaaaaaacatcaaCCCCTTGGGCAGGAGCTCTGGAGTGCAAGTGGTACAACTGCCCTGCTCAAGCAAGACCAACGGGAGAACATTTCCACAACCATGGACAGGTCTGATTCGGATCTCCCAAGACCGCAAGTCCACCGCCTCTTCCAATCTCTGATCATTCTCATAATGAAAGATGCTTGGCATCTTTGCTCAtggaattccattttttttcacctgtgcCCTTGCTCTCTTGCCCTGCATGTGTGCACTGCTGAGAACAGCCAGGCTCCCCTATATCTTCATCCCCCACCATCAGGGATTTGCACACACTGATGGCACATCCTGTCAATCCTTGTCCCCTGGGAGtctcagctctctcagcctctgctccaggaaaTTTCCCCCTGCCCCTTTAGAGATTGCTGGCCCTGAAATGATTTAGTTTCATTAAACGTGTTTCATTTTCCCACTGGAGAGCCCAGGACTGCTCATAACATCTCACATGGGATGCCACCAGCTTCCAGGAGACAGCAAGAgtcacctcctcctgcctcaTTACAACACCTTTTCCACTTCTTCCCTTGAACCttggggttccttttcccacccagggacaccccgCGATCCATTTCTTCTCAACCACAACCACAAGAGAAGAAAACCATTGTTCCAAGTGACTCCAAGACTTTACTTCCTACCTGGGATGACTCCTACCAACAAACAGCCCTTGGCAGATGCCCCTGCTGAACTCCAGCAGATGCCCAGGACCACTCAGGTTTTCAGTGTTGGCCAAAAAGATCCAACTTCCGGGCTACAGCACCGTGGATTTGCTGCCATCTGGATTTGGGACACTGACCACAAGCCTCTGGACCCAGCCCTTCAGAGCCTTCTCAGGCCACCATTGACACAACCTGGATGTGCCTGGGGTATTGTCAAGGATTATGCAATGCTTCCCTCCAAAAACCCAGGGCAAGCATTCAATCCTTTCTCTGACAACCAGAAATTGTCCAGAGAAGTGACCTCTTGGGGCTTTTGCAAGTCAGAGTGATCCCGaaatgtgttagaaagtctcttttcccagccccgctgttgaagaaggagtcagaaccCTTCAGTTCTTGCTCTCAAGgctgtttattgtttcttatctataaaattctttctcctggcctgccaaggtctgctcagcaggacagacagacgcACTGGCCACCGTCCGGGGTGGTGTTCTCTTTTCATACGAAAAATTACGTGTACATTTTTTACCATAACTTTCCAATActtatcacctatgttagacagtgagcttctactctaaactaATCTAAAAttgccaacatcacagcagaagatggaggccaagaagaagaaaggctggacacacccagattcctccatcttgtcccctgaacccttattttaaaaactccaaaaaaatccatttttcacCTAACTAATTATTATTCTACTTAGACTTTTGTGGCTTGAAgttcttcatataaggttggtaactttTTCCATGGGTCATTATCCGTCACAggtgtcttgggctctgtgccaggactCTGAGCCCCTTGGCAGGGGTTCTGGCAATCCAGGAGAGCCAGAAGGATGTCCTGAATTCTCACTGTGACCTCAGTCCTTAGCCCAAGGAATGACCCAAAAGACCCTGGATATCAAAACTGTACCAACAAGAGGGGCACCGAGATACACAcaaagca
Protein-coding sequences here:
- the LOC131081154 gene encoding feather beta keratin-like, which produces MACYNRCSPCGPTPLANSCNEPCALQCQDSRVIIDPSPVLVTLPGPIMTSFPQNTAVGSTSSAAVGTELNAQGQPISGGFGGFGGFGGFGYGLGYGLGGLGCYGRRGYGNIC